GGTGGAGAAGCTCTTGCGCGAGGAGTTCGGGCAGACCCCGCTTAACCAGGGGGAGCGGGAGCGCCTGATCGGCGAGGTCAAGGACGAGATGCTGGGCCTTGGGCCGCTGGAGCCCTTCCTCAAGGACGATTCCGTCAACGACATCCTGGTCAACTCCTATCGCCAGATCTACGTGGAGCGCAAAGGCAAGCTGGTGCTCACGGGGTCGCGCTTCAAGGACAACTCGCACCTAAAAAAGATCATCGACCGCATCGTCTCCCGGGTGGGCCGCCGGGTGGACGAGTCCGCCCCCATGGTGGACGCGCGCCTTCCCGACGGCTCCCGGGTCAACGCCATCATCCCCCCCCTGGCCATCGACGGCCCGGCCCTGTCCATCCGCAAATTTTCCAAGGACAAGCTCACGGCCCAGGATCTCATCGGTTTCAAGGCCATCACCCCGGACATCGCCGAGGTCTTGCGGGGCATCGTCCTGGCCAGGCTCAACATCCTGATCTCCGGCGGCACGGGTACCGGAAAAACCACCATGCTCAACTGCCTCTCGGGTTTTATTCCCCACGACGAACGCATCGTCACCGTGGAGGACGCCGCCGAGCTGCAACTCAAGCAGGACCATGTGGTGCGCCTGGAGTCGCGGCCGCCCAACATTGAGGGCCGGGGCGAGGTCACCCAGCGCGACCTGGTCAAAAACTGCCTGCGCATGCGCCCGGATCGCATCATCGTGGGCGAGGTGCGCGGGGCCGAGGCCCTGGACATGCTCCAGGCCATGAACACCGGCCATGACGGCTCCCTGGCCACCATCCACGCCAACAGCCCCCGCGACGCGCTTATGCGCCTGGAAACCCTGGTGGCCATGGCCGGTCTGGCCATCTCGCCGCTGTCGCTGAAGCGCTACATCGCCTCGGCTGTGGACGTGATCGTGCAGATCGCCCGGTTTTCCGACGGCTCGCGCAAGCTGACGAGCTTTCAGGAGATCACCGGCATGGAGGGCGAGGTCATCACCATGCAGGAGATCTTCGCCTTCGAGCAGCGCGGGCTGACCCCGGACGCCCGGGTCAAGGGCGCATTTTTGTCCCGGGGCATCCGCCCGAAGTTCGCCTCCAAGTTCGAGGCCAAGGGGATCAAGCTCCCAGAGACCATCTTCGACCCCAGGAACGTGGTGGAGGTCTAGGGCCGCTGCACAACGCAGGATGACGGCGCCTGTCCCGGGCGGGCGGTTGCGCCCCCCCTCACCCCCAACCGCACGCCGCCGCGCCGGGAGGCCCAGCCCACATGCCGACCCTTCTATCCGTTCTGGTCCTTGCGGCCTTCGCCTACCTGGCCGTGGCCACGGTTCTGGTCTGGCACGCCCGGGGCCGAGCCGAAAAAGACCGCCTGTCGCGCCGGTTGTCCGAACTGACCGGGCGCGAGCCTGACGCGGCCCCCCTGGACATCGTCAAAAAACATCAGTTGAGCGCCGTGCCCTGGCTGGACACGGCCCTGTCCCGGCAACGCTGGACTTCGGCCGTGGACCGCATGTTGGCCCAGGCCGACATCCGTGCCCCGCTTGGGGTGTTCGTGCTGTCCTCCCTGGTTTTGGCCGTGTTCGGAGCGGTCTTTGTCCAGACGGCCACCCGGAATACGATCCTGGCCGGTCTCGCGTCCGCCGCCCTGGCGGCCCTGCCCTTTTGGTGGATACGCCTCAAGCGCAAGCGGCGCATGGCCCACTTCGAAAAACAGCTCCCCGAGGCCCTGGACCTGGTGGCCCGGGCGCTCAAGGCCGGGCATACCTTCAACAGCGGCATGGCCATGGTGGGGCAGGAGTTCGGCGATCCCATCCGCATGGAGTTCGGCAAGACCCTGGAGGAGATCAATTTCGGGGTGACCCTCATGGAGGCCCTGGACAACATCATGGACCGGGTGGACTGCCCGGACCTCAATTTCTTCGTGGTGTCGCTGAAGATCCAGAGTGAGACCGGCGGCAATCTGGCCGAGATCGTGGAGAACATTTCGTCGCTTATCCGGGAGCGGTTCAAGCTGCGCGGGCGCATCCGCATCCTGTCCGCCGAGGGCCGTTTTGCGGCGCTGGTGCTGTCGCTGATGCCCTTTGGCGTGGCCGGCGCCATTTACGCCAGCAACCCCAGCTACATCATGCTGTTGGTCGACGACCCCCTGGGCCGGATGATTTTGTGGACCTGCGGCGGCATGATGCTTTTCGGCATTCTCGTGATGCGCAAGATGATCCGCATCGCGGTCTGAACGACCGCGCAAAAAAAGCGAGGCCATTTTCGTGGACGCAACGCTCCTGGCCGCCCTGGCCGTGGCCATGCTGGCCCATCTGACGGTGTTCGCCCTGGTTCTCGGCGTCTTCGCCCACCTGGAGGAGTTGCGCCGCCGCCGGGAGATCATGGGCCGCACCCTGGGACTCACCCCCAATGACGCGACCCGGCGACGTCCCGGCGCCCTGGGCTGGCTGGCAGGCTTTTTCTTGTCTGCGGCCGAGTCCTTCGGGCGCAAGGTCCAGCCCTCCAAGGCCGAGGACATCTCCGCCACCAAGGCCACCCTCCTGCACGCCGGGTTTCGCGGCCAAAACGCCGTGGAGATCTATTGGGGCATAAAAATCGGCATGGCCCTGCTCGGGATCGGCCTGGCGGCGGCCCTGGTTTTGGTGGTCATGCCCACCATGCGTCCGGAATACAAGTTCGTCGTCGGCGCGGGCGTTGTGGCGGTTTTTTTCTACACCCCGGGCC
Above is a genomic segment from Desulfolutivibrio sulfodismutans DSM 3696 containing:
- a CDS encoding CpaF family protein, translating into MPPRFETPAVTKDAGMAGDEYYEVKTRIHDRLIDLIDLSLLDSLDPEALAAEIGRLVEKLLREEFGQTPLNQGERERLIGEVKDEMLGLGPLEPFLKDDSVNDILVNSYRQIYVERKGKLVLTGSRFKDNSHLKKIIDRIVSRVGRRVDESAPMVDARLPDGSRVNAIIPPLAIDGPALSIRKFSKDKLTAQDLIGFKAITPDIAEVLRGIVLARLNILISGGTGTGKTTMLNCLSGFIPHDERIVTVEDAAELQLKQDHVVRLESRPPNIEGRGEVTQRDLVKNCLRMRPDRIIVGEVRGAEALDMLQAMNTGHDGSLATIHANSPRDALMRLETLVAMAGLAISPLSLKRYIASAVDVIVQIARFSDGSRKLTSFQEITGMEGEVITMQEIFAFEQRGLTPDARVKGAFLSRGIRPKFASKFEAKGIKLPETIFDPRNVVEV
- a CDS encoding type II secretion system F family protein — protein: MPTLLSVLVLAAFAYLAVATVLVWHARGRAEKDRLSRRLSELTGREPDAAPLDIVKKHQLSAVPWLDTALSRQRWTSAVDRMLAQADIRAPLGVFVLSSLVLAVFGAVFVQTATRNTILAGLASAALAALPFWWIRLKRKRRMAHFEKQLPEALDLVARALKAGHTFNSGMAMVGQEFGDPIRMEFGKTLEEINFGVTLMEALDNIMDRVDCPDLNFFVVSLKIQSETGGNLAEIVENISSLIRERFKLRGRIRILSAEGRFAALVLSLMPFGVAGAIYASNPSYIMLLVDDPLGRMILWTCGGMMLFGILVMRKMIRIAV